GGCGAACTGCTCCGCCGACATCCCGGACCCTCCTCCCCGGTGCACCGGGAAGAAAGGGTGGGCGCGGATGCGAAGATCTGCTATCCTGCGCGAAAGAGTTACCCAGGCCCCGGATGATGCGATGATTCCAGCTGCTGTCCCCCCGATCCCTGGCCGTGCATTCCTGCCGGCAGGGGCCGTTTTCCTCCTTTTTTCGCTGGTGCCGCTGGGCCTCCTGGCTTCGGGCCCGGTGCCGCTCGCAGGGGCGACGGTCGCGCGTCTTCTCGTCCCTCTTTTCGCCCTGATTTTCATCGCCGCTCTCTCGATCGCCTGCGCCGTCTTCACCCTGTACCAGGAACCGTTCTGCATCCGCTTTCCCGGCTTGCGGCGACTCCTCGTTCTCGGCTCCCTCGCCCTGGCGGCCGGCCTCGTTCTGCTCCTCCGCCATTCGGATGGCTACCGGGAGGTGCTTTTTGTCCTGGCTTCGGCCAACCTGGTCGTCTTTGCCTTGCTCCTGGGCAACTTCCTGGTCGCCGGCCTCAACAGGCCATCGGAGCTCGTCCCGGTGTGCATCGTGATGTCGGCGGCGGACCTGCTGAGCGTTTTCGCCGGCCCCAGCAGGCAGATGATCGAAGGGATAGACGTCTTTTATCGTGATGGACGGGTGGGAACCGTCCCCTGGTCCGATTTTCTGCTGGTCAAAATCGCCGTGCCCGGCGTCGACCACCTTTTGCCGGTTTTCGGCGTCGCCGACGTGATCATGCTGGCCTTCCTGATTGCCGCGGCCCATAAATTCCGGATCGACGACAATCTGCTGGGGCGCGGGCTTGGCGAAATGGGGGATTGCCGCTGCTTCTCCCTCTGGTTCCCGGCGGCGGCGGCCGGGCTGGCTTTTGCCCTGCTGGCGGCCCATGGCCTCGGCATGTTTCTTCCGGCGCTGCCGGTGATCGCCCTCTTCTTTCTCGGTTACACCCTGCCGCGCCACCCGAAGATGCGCCTGCTCCAGAGGACCGAATGGACGGTGGTTCTCATCAGCATCGCGCTCCTTTCCGGCTGGGCGATTGCGGGCCTGGCCGGATGACCGGAACCGGGCCTCGCGTCCGTTGCCTGGCGCCTTTTATTACGCCATTCGCCGCCGCAACGGCGATCACCACACCCGATAGGCCCCCGTCCCCATCCGTGTCCTGATCAGCGCCCAGACGGTGTTCTCCGAGACCGGAATGAGCCGGACGATTTCCCCCTCCACCCAGCGCCGCCGCTTCCCCGCGCTGTCCAACACGTCGATCCAGCCGCGCTGTCCGACATAATATCCGTCCACTTCCCTGACCGGCATCTTCCCTCCTGCTGCTTCCCGTTAACTGTATACCCGCAGGGCGGGACTGGCAAAACCGTCGGTTCGTGTACCGGCGGTGGTAAAATGAAGAGAACCCTCCGTGAAAGGAGCAGAACCATGACTCCGACCAAATCCCCCCGTGACGAGAGCGGGAGGGCGGCCTTCGGACCCATCGACCCCGGCGTCACCATCGGACACGTCCACCTCAAGGTTGCAGACCTGCCCCGGGCGCTCGACTTCTACTGCGGCGTGCTCGGGTTCGAGTTGACCCAGCGTCTGGGGAGCGAGGCCGCCTTCGTTTCGGCAGGCGGCTACCATCATCACCTCGGTCTCAACACCTGGGAGAGCCGTGGCGGTTCCCCGCCCCCTTCCGGAACGACGGGGCTCTACCATGTCGCCATCCGCTACCCGACCCGCGCCGCCCTGGCCGACGCCCTGCGCCGTCTGGAGACCGCCCGGATCCCCCTCGAAGGCGCCGCCGACCATGGAGTCAGCGAGGCCCTCTACCTGCGCGACCCGGACGGCAACGGCCTGGAGCTGTACTGGGACCGACCGCAGGAGAGCTGGCCGCGCACGGCGGACGGCCGGATGGCGATGGGTACCGAACGCCTCGACCTGGAAGGACTGCGCCGCCAGGTGCCGGCATCATGAGCTTGTGGCCGGAATTTCTGTGCCACTTTGCTTAATGCCCCCGCCATACGCGTGAAGGCGAGCCCTCCGGCCCGCCTTCGCTCGTTTCCAGATATGTCCGGAAGGGTGTTTACGCCATTTCGAGCAGCGCCTTGACCGTCTTCTCGATCCCCTCGGCCGCTTCGCTGATGCGGCCGGCCAGCATGTAGGCCGGGGTGGAGACGAGCTTGTTCTTCTTGTCGACGACGAATTCATGCACCGGACAGGCGACGTGGACGCTCCCCATCTTCTCCAGCGCCTGGGCCGTCCCCGCATCGGTGCCGATGGTCAACTGGTGGGCCAGCTTCTCGTTGCCGAGCACCCGGGAAACCAGGGCCGGGGCGATGCAGACGGCGGCCAGCGGTTTTTGTGCCTGGACCACCTCCCGCACCAGGCGGGCCACTTCGGGGTGGGCACTGCATTCGGCCCCCTTGACGGCGAAGTCGCAGAGGTTCTTGGCGGCGCCGAAGCCGCCGGGGAAGATCAGGGCGTCGACATCGCCGGCCTTGACCTCCTTGATGTTTCTGATCTTGCCGCGGGCGATGCGGGCCGATTCGACCAGCACGTTGCGTTTCTCGCCGCCGGCGACCTCGCCGGTGAGGTGATTGACCACATGCATCTGCTCCATGTCGGGAGCCATGCAGACCGCCTCGGCGCCGGCCCGGTCGATGGCCAGCAGGGTGATGACCGCCTCGTGGATTTCGCTGCCGTCATAGACGCCGCAGCCGGAAAGGACAACGCCGATCTTCTTCTTCGCCATGGTTTTGTCTCCTTGTGGGGAATCAATAAAAAAGAGCCTCACGCCCGTTCGCTGGCGCGAACTCAAGACGCAAAGGAAAACATGT
This DNA window, taken from Desulfuromonadales bacterium, encodes the following:
- a CDS encoding VOC family protein, with translation MTPTKSPRDESGRAAFGPIDPGVTIGHVHLKVADLPRALDFYCGVLGFELTQRLGSEAAFVSAGGYHHHLGLNTWESRGGSPPPSGTTGLYHVAIRYPTRAALADALRRLETARIPLEGAADHGVSEALYLRDPDGNGLELYWDRPQESWPRTADGRMAMGTERLDLEGLRRQVPAS
- the elbB gene encoding isoprenoid biosynthesis glyoxalase ElbB, translated to MAKKKIGVVLSGCGVYDGSEIHEAVITLLAIDRAGAEAVCMAPDMEQMHVVNHLTGEVAGGEKRNVLVESARIARGKIRNIKEVKAGDVDALIFPGGFGAAKNLCDFAVKGAECSAHPEVARLVREVVQAQKPLAAVCIAPALVSRVLGNEKLAHQLTIGTDAGTAQALEKMGSVHVACPVHEFVVDKKNKLVSTPAYMLAGRISEAAEGIEKTVKALLEMA